AGCTGCTTTTGCATGAACTGCTCTGCGGCTTTGGGCAATCACCCACCCCTGTGTCCTCTGTGaagtgggatgacaggtgtgcaggCTGCCGAGATACCAAGCAGATAACACGGGCACAAGAACCAGCGTTCAGGGCCTGGCTTATGCAGAGGCCCCAAGTCCCAGCTCAGCAGAGCCTGCCTTGATCCTAGGGTTATGTCTAGGGATTCCCAGCATGCAGGACTTTCAGTGCTCAAGGCAGGATGgtccctgggcaaaccaggaagagctAGCTGCCCCAGTAGGACACAGAGGGCCTGGCACTGCATGGCAACCACCTGTCTCCAGGGCTTTTGCCAACATCTGCTGTTGGCCACGACTCAGCACTTTCGATGGTGGAAAAATCACCACTTGTTTCTAAATCACAAATCCCAGGTGTGCCCTGACCCGAGTGGCCCCGGAAGGCGCACAGGAGGAACTGGGGCACTCACTCTCCACGTGGCCCATCTCCACGGCGACCAGAAGGGCCCACTCATAGTAGCCCTTGCCCTGCTGGGCCGGGCCCTGGCGGGTGCAGAGGTGGCCCAGCTACAGGAGCACGTGGGTGAAGTCCCGGCTACACTCCCGACAGGGCAGCCTCGAGAACAGCTGCACAGCCTCCAGGAGGTAATGCTGGGCCAGCCTGCTGGCACCCGCGTGCAGGCACAGGGCCCCGAAGTTGGCCAGCGCCACTGCCTGGTTCCTCTGCTGGCCCAGGTCCTGAGTCACCCGTAGGGCGCGGTAGTAGCCCTCGGCTGCCTGCCTCGTCCGTCCCGTCCTCTTCAGAGCCACGGCCACCATGTTGGCAATCACACCCTCCTGGTCCTCGCTGGCCACCACTGCATCCTGGACAGACTGCAGGATGTCCAGGGCCACCAGGCTCTGCCCATGAAGCACATGcagccaggccagggccaccAGGCGGTCCACGATGGCACAGACTCCGGCAACAGCACTGGCTTCCACCGCCTGCGTCATGAAGGTGATGGCCGGGCCGTGGTAGCCATGGTGGCTGTACAGCtgggccaggctggtgtggagaAGGCCGCGCAGCGCTTGGCCTGTGCCCGGGGTTAGGGAGGCCAGCGCTCGCCTGAAGTAATGCGAAGTCTGGGTGGGGAGGCCATGGGGCTGGAGGGCGTTCTGGAGCACCAGGTTTACGCTTCCCAGCGAGCCGGCCAGGAGTCCTGTGTCCTCAATGAGGCCACCTTGACACAGCTCAGCACCAGGTGGGGCAGGCACTTGCGGCTGTAGATGTCAGCCAGGAGTAGGTAGCAGTCTGAGAGCCACGAAGCCTCTGGGGCTCCCGAGTCCCTGTGCAAAACCAGCAGCCGCTCTAGGAAGGGCAGGGCCTCCTCGGGCTGCTTGAGGTGCACGTGGTGCCTGACCAGCAGGAAGCAGGCCCGGGCCTCGGCCTGCAGGCTCTGGCCACCCACCACCCACCGCGGCGCCAGCTGCAGGAGCTCCCCCTCCGCCTCGGTGCTGCAGATGTGGCCGGGTGTCCCCAGGAGCAGGGCTATGGCTTTGGGAACCACCTGTGTACACTTCTCCCTGTTCTTCTGCTTCCGGtaaatgctggccaggttggcGTACACAGCCACCACCAGGAACAGGTCCCCGAAGCTGCCCTCCAGGGCCCCCAGTGCTTCCTCAAAGTATACCCGGGCCTGGGACAGCTTGAGTCTTCTGCTGCACAGCCGCCCCAGGAGGAAGCAGAGCCTGGCCAGGGCCAAGAGGAGGCCAGCTTTCTTGGCTGCCCCTCGGGCCTGTGCCAGGCGCCCAGTCAGCTCCTCCTCGTCGCTAAAGCTGCAGAACACGCTGCTCAGCCATGGCAGTGCCACATCGTACAGGCCACAGAAGCTGGCCTTGTACCCGGGGGCATtcaggaacagcagcagtgagCTCAGGGCCTCTGGGTCCTGCCAGTCGTCCTCAGCTTCCAAGCAGAAGGAGGGCTCCTCATGGTCTTGCAAGCTGTGGCTGtgcacccctcctgtgatattgttctttaTATTCTagggaagagaggatgatactacacccagtatcgcagggggtgtacacccacccagtgatattgttcttaatgtactccacctcccaccaccaggGATATCGGTCCTAATATCCagaggaagagaggataacattatgcacaatattgcaggggagtgtacacaccctctgtgatgttgttcctagtatccaaaggtagagacgatgatattactggccatatcgcagggggtgtacacccttctgtgatattgtttttgacaTTCAGTCGGGGAGAGGACAACATTAATCCCGTTATCGCGgaaggtgtacagacccctgtgatgtAGACCCTAATGTACAGGGGAGAGAgaagaatattgctctcaatatcgcagggggtgtaaccaccctgccccccgtatattgttcctaatatgccGCGGGgtagaggctgattttactttcgatatcgcagtgggtgtacaccacccccaaccctggggtatcgttcctaatatccaggcgggaagaagatgacatggctgacaatatTGAAGGGGGTGGACAactcttctgtgatatggttcctgataTCCAGGGTGTGagtggatgatattactcccaataaagtaggaaccatacagccaccctgggattttgtccttaataaccacaggggagaggtgatattactaccaatattgcaaggggtgtacacccctcctgtgatcttgtttcttatatccaggaaaggagaagatggcattactaccaatattgaaggGATGTACAGcccccatgggatattgttctaaagatacaaGTTGAAAGAGGATTGAGattccatccaatataacaaggggtgtGCACCCCGCCTGCGATATGAATTGTAAAACctagaagagagaatgacattccttccaaaaacacacgaggtgtacacccaccctatgatattgttcctgtcatctaaaggaagagatgatgatactactcccactaCCGGAGAAGGTacaccctcctgtgatattgttcctcataacttgtgggggagagcatattacttccaatatgacagtggcttgacacccagtctgtgatattgctcctaatttccaGCAGTATGATGTTCCTGCCGAGAGAGTAGCGGGTGTACAGCCGCCCTGCGATGTGTCTCTGATTGTTCAGGGAAACACAGGACGACATTACCCCAAATCTCCCAAAAAGTGTACACCCGttgtgtgatatggttcctaatatccggaGGTGCAGAGGATGGTGTTCGTTCTCCTATGGCAGGCTGTGTACACACAACCTGtgaaattgttcctaatatcctgaaCTAAAAAGACTGCTAATAATGGACACACATTGCAGGGGGGAGTCATTATTACGATCCACATCATAATGGGGAGTAATAGCAACCCCTCTCTCCCCCTCGCTGTTACTATCCACATCGAAGTTGGCTGAGGCACCCCCCGCGATGGGTGAGGTGCCCCCTAATGCCATCACAGGCTTTAATGTATTCACTTAAAGTTTTTTCCTCATTTAGATCTGCCTTTCCCTTAATAGGTCTAATTGCTGCCTGACCTTCTGTATTAGCATTTTCATGAGCAAGCAGCTGAACGATCACTTTCTTGTCATGAGAATCGGAAATAGCCTTTTGAGCCGCATCCTGCAAACAGGCAATAGAATCTGGATAAGGCTCCCTTGGACCCTGTTGAACTGTGTTAAAAGAAGGATAAGCAGTAGCAGGGTTGTGAATTCTTTTCCCAGGCTCTTAGGCATGTAGTTCTGAGCTGATCAACAGCCTCATCACCCATTACCATCCGTTGATTTAGAGTACCCCATGCCTGTACAATTCCAAGCGATTGATCAGATGTGATATTAACGGGATATTGGACTTGAGCGTTTCTGCGTGCCTGATTTGTTGCTTCATCCATCCACCAGGTTTTAAATTGGAGAAATTCAGAGGGGGACAGGGTGTATCGGGCTAGTGCCTTCCAATCTGTAGGTATTCAACGTCTGTTATAAGCCACACATTGTAACAAGGAATGAACATAAGGAGAATTTGGCCCATCTTGTCCAATTGCTTGCTTTAAgtcttctaatattttaaaaggaaatggctCCCAGCATGCTTGAGCAAGTTCTCTGGGCTCCTCAGCTGGCGAAAGAATTACCAGAAACTGCCAAGCATTCAAATCCCCCATTTCTTGTGCCTGGCGAATGGATGCCTGGATTGTCCCTGTGCCATAATTTGTATTTGGACCGGCTCGCAGCATTCCTCTACCATAATTAACAGGTGGGCAAGCCTGGATCATTCCCTCATCATGATTGGCTGTTGGACAAGCCTGAAGCTTCCCTTCACCATAGTTACTGGCGGGGCCTGCAACAATGGGAGCCCCAAGGCGCCTGTCAGGCTCCCCTTCCAAAAATTCCTAAGGCTGGCCTGGGGGTGGCCATTCCAGACCTTTCCCTAAAGGCGCAGTAGGTGACACTGTTTCTTTTATAAGCTTTTGGAGATTAGCATACATACCTTCCCATTTCTCGCCCTTTTTTAAACTAGACTGTCATGGTTCACTTAGCTGATAATTAGACTCCTGATTATTCAACTTTCCTATGTCATCCTGgaactcctccttctcctcctcagtgTGGAAGGGCTCCAGTGCTGCTTTAATTGCCGACCACACAGACCAAGCAGAGACGGGAATATCGTGGCCCTCTTGTTGTGCTCGTTTTAAGTCTGATCCGACCTTGTCCCAATCTTTTACATTCACGGTTCCATATTCTGGGAACCAAGGAGAATACTTGTCTACCAGATGGAACAAAGATGTGAGATTTTGGGTACTCACAATTACCCCTCCGCGGCGCAGTAACTGCCGCACAAGGCTTAAGTAATTAGCGAACTTACTCTCAGCCTGACTCACATTTTCCCGAGGTTTCCCTGGAATTCTCCCAGCGCCCTACTTACCCTAGAGCTTGAAGTGAAAACCTACTGGGGAGTCCTCTGTCGGTCGTCCTCCGCTTTCCACGCTCTGGTGTTCCTTCACTGGATTATTTGTAGAGATTAGGGGGAGCCCCGCCTTGGGcaccagagaccagcctgggcaaccgagggAGACCctcgtttctaccaaaaaaaaaaaaaaaaaaaaaaaaaaaaattagccaggtgtggtgtcg
The window above is part of the Chlorocebus sabaeus isolate Y175 chromosome 27, mChlSab1.0.hap1, whole genome shotgun sequence genome. Proteins encoded here:
- the LOC103246546 gene encoding LOW QUALITY PROTEIN: SH3 domain and tetratricopeptide repeat-containing protein 1-like (The sequence of the model RefSeq protein was modified relative to this genomic sequence to represent the inferred CDS: inserted 1 base in 1 codon; substituted 1 base at 1 genomic stop codon) — translated: MNTGPFWYNLKQKWVNSKPGGGFQVTDKYSPWFPEYGTVNVKDWDKVGSDLKRAQQEGHDIPVSAWSVWSAIKAALEPFHTEEEKEEFQDDIGKLNNQESNYQLIQQGPREPYPDSIACLQDAAQKAISDSHDKKVIVQLLAHENANTEGGTSPIAGGASANFDVDSNSEGERGVAITPHYDVDRTISHNGCTLFGRFGNIKNNITGGVHSHSLQDHEEPSFCLEAEDDWQDPEALSSLLLFLNAPGYKASFCGLYDVALPWLSSVFCSFSDEEELTGRLAQARGAAKKAGLLLALARLCFLLGRLCSRRLKLSQARVYFEEALGALEGSFGDLFLVVAVYANLASIYRKQKNREKCTQVVPKAIALLLGTPGHICSTEAEGELLQLAPRWVVGGQSLQAEARACFLLVRHHVHLKQPEEALPFLERLLVLHRDSGAPEASWLSDCYLLLADIYSRKCLPHLVLSCVKVASLRTQDSXAGSLGSVNLVLQNALQPHGLPTQTSHYFRRALASLTPGTGQALRGLLHTSLAQLYSHHGYHGPAITFMTQAVEASAVAGVCAIVDRLVALAWLHVLHGQSLVALDILQSVQDAVVASEDQEGVIANMVAVALKRTGRTRQAAEGYYRALRVTQDLGQQRNQAVALANFGALCLHAGASRLAQHYLLEAVQLFSRLPCRECSRDFTHVLLXLGHLCTRQGPAQQGKGYYEWALLVAVEMGHVESQLRAVQWLCYFYSAIMPSESQCVIYHELQLSLARKVADKVLEGQLLETISQLYLSLGTERAYKSALDYTKRSLGIFINLQRKEKEAHAWLQAGRIYYILRQSELVDLYIQVSGKGCRRTPVLFTLCPSTHPFIHSSFYHLFTCSSFHPSIHPSIIHPSIIYPSVHSSIIHPSFYLPSIHPSIHPPVHPPIHSSFHHLSVYLFILPSIHPSSIHHPSIHPSFHHPSIHLFIFPSIHPSIHHPSLRPSIHLHKCT